The DNA sequence GAGTCCTGGTACCCCAGCTGCGGAGAGTGACCCCCCTGCAGAGCGAGAAATCGCCTCTGGTAAGTTCTCTCCAGCAAGAAAAACAGAAAAGCCCCTGGGAAACCAGGGAAGTTCCTAAGCCCCCGTCGTCTAGCGGCCTAGGACGCCGGCCTCTCACGCCGGTAGCGTGGGTTCGAATCCCATCGGGGGTACCAGCAGTATTCACCCGAACGCAGTTGACCACGGTCAGCTGCGTTTTTTGGTTTGTCGATGTCATCGCGCCGGAGATCCCTTCCGCCGTCTTCGGGAACTGATCAACCGGTGGTTCGACCGTGATCGTCGGGGCGGATCGACGCCGGCACGCCGGGCCCAGGTGTCGCTCGATTGTTCTTGCGCCACCGGCAGAGGTAGCAGGCCACGCCCGTGGCCTTTTGTGTCGCCGGTCCCGCGCCTATCGCAGCTGGGACGACGCGTCCGCGAAGGACGTACTCGCGTGTGGTCCGGGAATGGCTCTCGAGCGTGTCATCGTCGCGGCGGCGGTCTGTGACGGTCCGGATTCACGTCGGGATTCTGGCTGGGCCGCACGCTCAGCCGGGCCGCTCGTACACTTTGCGGCCCAAGCGATCGCGAACGTGGATCGGATCCGCTGGTTTCTCGGCGATGGCAGGTGTTTCGTCGCGATCCCGTCGCCGGCGTGGGCGAGTGGGTCAGCGATTCGCGTCGGCCGCGGATCGGCGGATGGCCAGGAGCACGGTGTCGTCCGCGTAGATGACGACGTCGTGCATCCGGGCGACGACCTCGCTCGGCAGGACCCTCGCCGGCCGGTCGGCGTGCGTGCGAGCGGCCTCCAGCAGGCGGGCCTGGCCCTCGTCGATGTCTTTGCGGGATTCGACCAGACCGTCGGTGTAGAGCAGCAACGTGGCTCCCGGCGCCAAGCCCAGTTCGACCAGGCCGGGGCTGCCGGGGTCCGGGAAGCCGACACCGCGGCCGACGACCGGAGGGCGGAGGAACCGCGTGTCCCCCGAGGCGTCGACGAGGACGGGCTCGGGATGGCCGCCGTTGGCGAGCTGGGTGGCGCCGGTGCCGGGGTGGATCCGGGCCAGCAGCACGGTCGCCATGAGGTCGGGCGCGATCGGGGCGAGGGTGCGGGACGCGTGGGCGATCAGGTCCGGGAACGGGTGGCCTTCGAGGGCGAGGGTGCGGATGGCGTGGGTGACGGTGAGGGCGTCCCTGGTCGAGGCGACGCCGTGGCCGACGGCGTCGACCAGGGTCACGTGCAGGCGGCCGTCGGGCAGGACGAACCAGTCGTAGAGGTCGCCGCCGGTGGGGGAGTCCGGTTCGGTCGGGGAGTAGCAGACGCCCAGCTCCAGCCCCGGAACGGCCGGCGGCCGGGGCCGCAGGGCGTCTTCCAGTTCCTGGAAGATCCGGGCGTGGGCGTGGCGGAGCTGTTCGTCGCGTTGCTCGAGTTCGACGTACATCGCGAGCACGCCGCTGTTGGTGTCGGCCAGTTCGTCCCGCAGCTCCTGCTGTTGCCGGGCGAGCGTGTCCGCGCGGTCGGTCAGGGCCAGCATCTCCTGCCGGCTCGCCCGGTCGTCGTCGGCGGGCACCGGGACCGGCTGGTCGCCGAGGGGGAATTGCCAGGCGATGGGTTCCGGCACCCGGACGGTGATGGTGAGCACGCCATCGGCCGCGGTGGTTTCGAGGGTGACCGTTCCGCCGGTGTCGAGGACGGGTTCGGCGAGGAGGGTGATCTCCAGCACGAGCCGGGCCCGGTCTTCGACGGGGATCCCGGCTTCCGCGCACGCGGTGCGGACACGTCGGCGCAGCGCAGCGATGATTCCGGCCTGCTCGGCGTCGGGTACCGCGGGTGTCCCGTCCGGAGCCGGTTCCGCGCGAGACAGATCCACAACCTCAACTGTGGCATCCTGCTGCCGGATCGGCAGAACGGTCAACGCGACCCGGTCCGGGCCGGCGGGGTCCACGACACCGACGTCACCGTCGTCGCACCCGACTCCGGTCCGCGCGGCGGGCCACAGCGCGTCCCGCGCCGACGGCCGCCGGTTTCCCTTCACGCTTCCGGCGGCGGAGTACTCGGCGGGCCGGCTTCGTGACCGGCGCGGCCCCGGGTGCGCCGGGCGTCCTTCATCTGCTGTTCCTGCAGGTGACGGCGCCCTCCGGTGAACTCGGCCAGCAGTGACCGCTCCAGGTCGCGGCACGTGCGGTAGTAGCCGTCGTCGTAGTCCTCGACGACCTGGAACGTCCACCGGTCGGGGAGCACGTTGAGGCCGATCAGCTCCTCGCGGATCCGCTCCGCCCACGCTGTGTGCCCGGCCTTCTCGAGCCGCTCCACCGCGTCGCCGAAGATGAGGTCCGCCCAGCCCGTCTGCTGGTGGAACGCGTAGAGGTGCCCCCGCGCGCGTTCGATCGTCTCGAGCGCCTCGGTCACCTTGCCCACGGCGTCGAGGGTGGCGTCATCGGGTACGGAGTTGTCGGCCATCGCCCCGGGTTTCCCCGGAAGCCGCCGCCGGAAACGCGAAGTCCTTCCGCCGTGGCGGAACGCCCCCACCAGGGAGGACTCCCACGGCTGATCCGGCAGGACCGTGGTGGTGCCGTGCCCGGGCTCGCCCTCCTCGTCACCCGTTCGGCTGGCTCCAGAAAATCTATGCCGACTGGAGTAGACATTCAGCGGCGGGCGTGTGTAGTGTTCTGCTCATACCGAGAAAGACAACGTCAAGCAGGCGCGGGAGATGACGTAACTACCCGCGAGGTGAGACAAGGCGGTCAGGCAGCACGGAGCCGATCACGGAACAAGGTTTCGGCTGGTGGCCGTGCGGGCGACGGATGTACGCCCGCTGAAGATCAGTAGTAGTCGTTGTGCAAGTCAGTAGTAGTCAGTAGTGCAAGTGCAGTACCGGTCAGGTGGCCGGAGCCGATCGGTGAACGGGGCTCCGGGCAGTGACCAGCGGCGTCAAGCGTGCTGGGACCGATCAGTGGAAGGGTTCCCGTCGTTGACGTCCGCAGCAGGTGAAGTGGCAGTACCCAGCAAGAGGAAAACCCAGGAGAGAAGGGAACGGAACCATCATTGGATCGCCCGCAGCGGCCAGGTAGTGCCGCGCGGGTGCCGCAGTCCCATCGAGTTCGGAGGTGGTGCTCGGTCACGAGTAAGCGATCCCCGCACGATCCGGCTTCACGCCGGACGCGGGTGCAGGAAGCCGGCGGTCGCGTCGGTTGACAATGGTGAAACCCAACCCTTGAGGACCCCGGGTGCCGCAGTGGCACCCGGGGTCCTTTGTGATGTGGAGACAGAGTGATTCCTGACCAAGCAGGACCCGGCACGCCCAGCGGAGCCGACA is a window from the Amycolatopsis sp. NBC_00355 genome containing:
- a CDS encoding PP2C family protein-serine/threonine phosphatase; translated protein: MDLSRAEPAPDGTPAVPDAEQAGIIAALRRRVRTACAEAGIPVEDRARLVLEITLLAEPVLDTGGTVTLETTAADGVLTITVRVPEPIAWQFPLGDQPVPVPADDDRASRQEMLALTDRADTLARQQQELRDELADTNSGVLAMYVELEQRDEQLRHAHARIFQELEDALRPRPPAVPGLELGVCYSPTEPDSPTGGDLYDWFVLPDGRLHVTLVDAVGHGVASTRDALTVTHAIRTLALEGHPFPDLIAHASRTLAPIAPDLMATVLLARIHPGTGATQLANGGHPEPVLVDASGDTRFLRPPVVGRGVGFPDPGSPGLVELGLAPGATLLLYTDGLVESRKDIDEGQARLLEAARTHADRPARVLPSEVVARMHDVVIYADDTVLLAIRRSAADANR